A window of the Nyctibius grandis isolate bNycGra1 chromosome 9, bNycGra1.pri, whole genome shotgun sequence genome harbors these coding sequences:
- the NOP58 gene encoding nucleolar protein 58 isoform X1 → MLVLFETAAGYAIFKVLNEKKLQEVDSLWKEFETPEKANKIVKLKHFEKFQDTTEALAASTALVEGKLSKNLKKILKKIVAKDAHEQLAVADAKLGGVIKDKLNLSCIHSPMVTELMRGIRSQIEGLITGLPSREMAAMCLGLAHSLSRYKLKFSPDKVDTMIIQAISLLDDLDKELNNYIMRCREWYGWHFPELGKIITDNLMYCKCVRKVGDRSNFASSDVSDILPEEIEEEVKAAAEISMGTEVSEEDINNIIHLCDQVIEISEYRTQLYDYLKNRMMAIAPNLTVMVGELVGARLIAHAGSLLNLAKHPASTVQLLGAEKALFRALKTKRDTPKFGLIYHASLVGQTNTKNKGKISRMLAAKTALTVRYDALGEDTSAEMGAENRLKVETRLRLLEERGIRRISGTGKALARTDKYQNKSEVKIFDPSGDSTLPAVSKKRKIQEVEEQDTEVAVKAKKFKAEMKEETTVEDHEPVKKKKKKKDKEKQAEEEEVLSEEPPTSPTVENTEKKKKKKKKMKDEDED, encoded by the exons ATGTTGGTGCTGTTCGAGACCGCCGCCGGCTACGCCATCTTCAAG gtTCTGAATGAGAAAAAGCTCCAAGAAGTTGACAGTTTATGGAAAGAATTTGAAACtcctgaaaaagcaaataaaat aGTAAAGctgaaacactttgaaaaatttCAGGACACAACAGAAGCACTTGCTG CATCCACAGCTCTTGTAGAAGGCAAGCTCAGCAAGAACTTGAAGAAAATTCTCAAGAAGATAGTGGCAAAAGATGCCCATGAACAGCTGGCTGTAGCAGATGCCAAACTTGGAGGTGTCATAAAG GACAAGCTGAATTTGAGTTGTATACACAGCCCAATGGTTACAGAGCTGATGAGAGGAATTCGCTCACAGATTGAAGGGCTCATTACAGGCCTCCCTTCTCGAGAGATGGCAGCTATGTGTCTGGGTCTGGCGCACAG CCTTTCCCGATACAAGTTGAAATTCAGCCCAGACAAAGTAGATACCATGATCATCCAGGCAATTT CACTTCTTGATGACTTGGACAAAGAACTGAATAACTACATCATGCGCTGTAGGGAATGGTATGGTTGGCACTTCCCTGAACTGGGCAAAATCATCACAGATAACTTAATGTATTGTAAATGTGTGCGGAAAGTTG GAGACAGAAGCAATTTTGCCTCCTCTGATGTTTCTGATATCCTACCAGAGGAGATCGAAGAGGAAGTGAAGGCTGCTGCTGAGATTTCCATGGGGACAGAAGTATCAGAGGAAGATATAAACAACATAATCCATCTCTGTGATCAG GTGATTGAAATCTCTGAGTATCGGACACAGCTGTATGACTACCTGAAGAACAGAATGATGGCCATTGCTCCTAATCTCACTGTCATGGTGGGTGAACTGGTTGGAGCAAGGCTCATTGCTCATGCAG GTTCCCTCTTGAATCTGGCAAAACATCCAGCTTCAACAGTTCAGTTACTAGGTGCTGAGAAGGCACTCTTCAGAGCACTGAAGACTAAACGGGACACGCCTAAATTTGGGCTTATCTATCACGCTTCCCTGGTGGGACAAACCAATAccaaaaacaaaggaaag ATTTCTCGAATGCTGGCAGCTAAGACTGCCTTGACTGTTCGTTATGATGCCCTTGGAGAGGATACCAGTGCTGAAATGGGAGCTGAGAACAGACTAAAAGTAGAGACAAGACTGAGGCTTTTGGAAGAGAGAGGG ATAAGAAGAATAAGTGGCACTGGAAAAGCCTTGGCCAGGACAGACAAATATCAAAACAAGAG cgaagtaaaaatatttgacCCATCTGGTGACTCTACACTTCCTGCTGTTTCAAAGAAACGCAAAATTCAGGAGGTGGAAGAACAAGACACAGAGGTTGCTGTGAAAGCAAAGAAGTTCAAAGCAGAGATGAAAG AAGAGACAACTGTAGAAGATCATGAGCCtgtcaaaaagaagaaaaagaaaaaggataaggaaaagcaagctgaagaagaggaggtgcTGAGTGAGGaaccccccaccagccccacagtTGAG aatacagagaaaaagaagaagaaaaagaagaaaatgaaagatgaggATGAAGACTGA
- the NOP58 gene encoding nucleolar protein 58 isoform X2 has product MLVLFETAAGYAIFKVLNEKKLQEVDSLWKEFETPEKANKIVKLKHFEKFQDTTEALAASTALVEGKLSKNLKKILKKIVAKDAHEQLAVADAKLGGVIKDKLNLSCIHSPMVTELMRGIRSQIEGLITGLPSREMAAMCLGLAHSLSRYKLKFSPDKVDTMIIQAISLLDDLDKELNNYIMRCREWYGWHFPELGKIITDNLMYCKCVRKVGDRSNFASSDVSDILPEEIEEEVKAAAEISMGTEVSEEDINNIIHLCDQVIEISEYRTQLYDYLKNRMMAIAPNLTVMVGELVGARLIAHAGSLLNLAKHPASTVQLLGAEKALFRALKTKRDTPKFGLIYHASLVGQTNTKNKGKISRMLAAKTALTVRYDALGEDTSAEMGAENRLKVETRLRLLEERGIRRISGTGKALARTDKYQNKSCGKASELEKQS; this is encoded by the exons ATGTTGGTGCTGTTCGAGACCGCCGCCGGCTACGCCATCTTCAAG gtTCTGAATGAGAAAAAGCTCCAAGAAGTTGACAGTTTATGGAAAGAATTTGAAACtcctgaaaaagcaaataaaat aGTAAAGctgaaacactttgaaaaatttCAGGACACAACAGAAGCACTTGCTG CATCCACAGCTCTTGTAGAAGGCAAGCTCAGCAAGAACTTGAAGAAAATTCTCAAGAAGATAGTGGCAAAAGATGCCCATGAACAGCTGGCTGTAGCAGATGCCAAACTTGGAGGTGTCATAAAG GACAAGCTGAATTTGAGTTGTATACACAGCCCAATGGTTACAGAGCTGATGAGAGGAATTCGCTCACAGATTGAAGGGCTCATTACAGGCCTCCCTTCTCGAGAGATGGCAGCTATGTGTCTGGGTCTGGCGCACAG CCTTTCCCGATACAAGTTGAAATTCAGCCCAGACAAAGTAGATACCATGATCATCCAGGCAATTT CACTTCTTGATGACTTGGACAAAGAACTGAATAACTACATCATGCGCTGTAGGGAATGGTATGGTTGGCACTTCCCTGAACTGGGCAAAATCATCACAGATAACTTAATGTATTGTAAATGTGTGCGGAAAGTTG GAGACAGAAGCAATTTTGCCTCCTCTGATGTTTCTGATATCCTACCAGAGGAGATCGAAGAGGAAGTGAAGGCTGCTGCTGAGATTTCCATGGGGACAGAAGTATCAGAGGAAGATATAAACAACATAATCCATCTCTGTGATCAG GTGATTGAAATCTCTGAGTATCGGACACAGCTGTATGACTACCTGAAGAACAGAATGATGGCCATTGCTCCTAATCTCACTGTCATGGTGGGTGAACTGGTTGGAGCAAGGCTCATTGCTCATGCAG GTTCCCTCTTGAATCTGGCAAAACATCCAGCTTCAACAGTTCAGTTACTAGGTGCTGAGAAGGCACTCTTCAGAGCACTGAAGACTAAACGGGACACGCCTAAATTTGGGCTTATCTATCACGCTTCCCTGGTGGGACAAACCAATAccaaaaacaaaggaaag ATTTCTCGAATGCTGGCAGCTAAGACTGCCTTGACTGTTCGTTATGATGCCCTTGGAGAGGATACCAGTGCTGAAATGGGAGCTGAGAACAGACTAAAAGTAGAGACAAGACTGAGGCTTTTGGAAGAGAGAGGG ATAAGAAGAATAAGTGGCACTGGAAAAGCCTTGGCCAGGACAGACAAATATCAAAACAAGAG TTGTGGTAAAGCCAGTGAACTGGAGAAGCAGTCCTGA